The proteins below come from a single Elgaria multicarinata webbii isolate HBS135686 ecotype San Diego chromosome 11, rElgMul1.1.pri, whole genome shotgun sequence genomic window:
- the LOC134405496 gene encoding erythroblast NAD(P)(+)--arginine ADP-ribosyltransferase-like, which yields MSTNTFTPALNMAHYSLDDQYEGCLSSMRSHLTSLIRSELKASELYREAWENALFNWQANQSWLYPQNMKELFEVAIWAYTFEIPPLYREFNAATRTAGKGPKEYEAYPFKSLHFLLTRASMTLHSEDLKCIEVYRGANVEFSVNNLFRFGQFTSTSENLEEAEKFETVTFFKLFTCKGIDISEMSFYQEEEEVLVPPYEIFKVTSVEDTSNGKTVKAKSVGTCSYHNCAFVGEGNTMEVITPYIF from the coding sequence ATGTCAACAAACACATTCACCCCGGCATTGAACATGGCACATTACTCCCTTGATGACCAGTATGAAGGCTGCCTGTCAAGCATGCGGAGTCACCTGACCTCCCTCATTCGAAGCGAGCTGAAAGCATCTGAGTTGTATCGTGAAGCTTGGGAAAATGCCCTGTTTAACTGGCAGGCCAACCAGTCCTGGCTTTACCCTCAGAATATGAAAGAACTCTTTGAGGTGGCTATCTGGGCATACACATTTGAAATCCCTCCACTCTACAGGGAGTTCAATGCTGCCACCCGGACAGCAGGAAAAGGGCCTAAGGAATATGAGGCCTACCCTTTCAAGTCCCTGCATTTCCTTTTAACCCGAGCATCCATGACACTCCATTCGGAGGATCTCAAATGCATTGAGGTCTACAGAGGTGCCAATGTGGAGTTTTCAGTCAATAACCTCTTCCGGTTCGGGCAGTTCACTTCCACCTCAGAGAACCTGGAAGAGGCCGAGAAGTTTGAGACAGTAACTTTCTTCAAGTTGTTCACCTGCAAGGGGATCGATATCAGTGAGATGTCCTTTTatcaagaggaagaggaagtgttAGTCCCTCCCTATGAGATATTCAAGGTCACCTCAGTTGAAGACACATCAAACGGCAAGACCGTAAAAGCCAAGTCAGTGGGGACTTGCAGCTACCACAACTGTGCTTTTGTGGGGGAAGGTAACACAATGGAAGTTATTACACCTTACATTTTCTAA